A region of the Gammaproteobacteria bacterium genome:
ATCGCCATCCGTGCCGGCCACCACTGTGCCCGTCCTCTGGCCCGCACGATCGGGGTCCCGTCGACGGCGAGGGCCTCATTCTACGTCTACAACCGACCCGGCGATGTCGACGCCCTCATCGATGGCCTGCACCGTGCCAAGGAGATCTTCGGTGTCGCTTGAGGATCTCTACCGCCAGGTCATCCTCGACCACTATCGCAGTCCGCGTAATCGCGGGACCATCGACCATTGCGACGCGCACGGCGAAGGTCACAACCCGCTGTGCGGGGACGAGATCTCCCTCGATTTGACGATCACAGACGACACGGTCACCGACGTCGCCATCAGCGGCCAAGGTTGTTCGATCAGCCAGGCCTCCGCGTCGATGATGTCCGAGGCGATCAAGGGCAAGAC
Encoded here:
- a CDS encoding SUF system NifU family Fe-S cluster assembly protein → MSLEDLYRQVILDHYRSPRNRGTIDHCDAHGEGHNPLCGDEISLDLTITDDTVTDVAISGQGCSISQASASMMSEAIKGKTIPEVESLIRRFKAMMDIEEGDAGLDPDRPGSVLGDLEALQGVRKFPVRIKCASLPWTTLEQALASRKD